In Apostichopus japonicus isolate 1M-3 chromosome 5, ASM3797524v1, whole genome shotgun sequence, a single window of DNA contains:
- the LOC139968026 gene encoding 3 beta-hydroxysteroid dehydrogenase/Delta 5-->4-isomerase type 2-like, whose protein sequence is MTNQEGVTILVTGGAGFLGQHIVKELMEQEVFPVKEIRSFDIQPFKWHHGLHPSKNSHKLNHIEGSICDPAALTKACENVDAVIHNCSCVAFGAYPNRKSIRAVNVDGTENAVNACIEQNVECLVYTSSNEVANDLKKPSVNASETSVTVPAINPILSVYSKSKYDAEIMVLSANNKALKNGKKLRTCALRPCGMYGEGEHILTTNLGYFINAGVALRVGEPSGKIQYAYAGNIAYSYVLAVKSLLRPDEETDIGGEAFFLGDDTPIYSIGEMIAQFAKALVAETGTATPPYWLMYTIALFLTVMCWLVSNLKYWEMPFHTNAVRYMYGEYHYSWEKLQRMLGYKPRYTYKEAFDRSITYYDHYFGLNNKSKQNKKQK, encoded by the exons ATGACTAATCAGGAAGGTGTAACCATCCTTGTGACGGGAGGAGCCGGCTTTCTTGGTCAGCATATCGTCAAAGAGTTGATGGAACAAGAGGTATTTCCTGTGAAGGAAATAAGATCATTTGATATCCAGCCGTTCAAGTGGCACCACGGTCTACATC CATCGAAGAATTCTCATAAACTTAACCACATCGAGGGTAGTATCTGTGATCCCGCGGCCCTAACTAAAGCCTGCGAAAATGTGGACGCCGTCATCCATAATTGCAGCTGTGTTGCGTTTGGTGCATACCCTAACAGAAAGTCAATACGCGCTGTTAATGTAGACG GAACAGAAAATGCAGTGAACGCCTGTATTGAACAGAACGTTGAATGTCTAGTCTACACGAGTTCTAATGAAGTAGCCAACGATCTTAAAAAGCCTAGTGTTAACGCCTCCGAGACATCGGTTACAGTCCCCGCTATCAACCCAATCTTGTCTGTTTATTCTAAGTCCAAGTACGATGCCGAGATCATGGTTCTGAGTGCCAACAATAAAGCACTAAAAAACGGTAAAAAATTGAGGACGTGCGCTCTGAGACCATGTGGCATGTACGGGGAGGGGGAACATATTCTAACAACAAATTTGGGATATTTCATAAATGCTGGGGTTGCACTCCGCGTAGGTGAACCGAGCGGGAAGATTCAATATGCATACGCTGGGAATATCGCATACTCATACGTTTTGGCAGTCAAATCACTCTTACGTCCCGACGAGGAGACAGATATCGGTGGAGAAGCGTTCTTCTTAGGCGATGACACCCCTATTTATAGTATTGGGGAAATGATCGCACAGTTTGCAAAGGCTTTAGTGGCCGAAACAGGTACGGCAACACCACCATATTGGCTCATGTATACGATTGCTCTCTTCCTTACCGTCATGTGTTGGCTAGTATCCAATTTAAAATATTGGGAGATGCCATTTCACACCAATGCTGTGCGATATATGTACGGTGAATATCACTACAGTTGGGAGAAACTTCAACGTATGTTAGGCTATAAGCCTAGGTATACATACAAAGAAGCGTTTGACCGTAGTATCACATATTACGATCATTATTTTGGTCTCAATAACAAatcaaagcaaaataaaaaacaaaagtag